In Cydia splendana chromosome 26, ilCydSple1.2, whole genome shotgun sequence, the following are encoded in one genomic region:
- the LOC134803578 gene encoding zinc finger protein 271-like yields the protein METVNQCHCCLQRPPAKDLRTPYTRLGITEIYSVMIEECFVIKLTPSNNGKSGICEVCLGRLREACHFKMQVQHCQAELQERLEGGLRVKDEPEDGACSEPSEPSLLSSAGEYGVSSAPLSLRCRQQLALACSVRLERLRRSVQDVTSHRELSPASSVQDVTSHREPSPTSSVQDVTSHREPSPASSVQDVTSHREPSPASSVQEVTSHREPSPASSVQDVTSHREPSPASSVQDVTSHREPSAASSVQDVTSHREPSPASSVQDVTSHREPSPASVQDVPAHTPAEVQAQTHDTRPTHTTHNSSLIKHQQEHIEPQTNKQTYCCDMCSKQFTSKLTLIRHIRTHTHPEHTCGVCNEAFQNNLLLNKHLRLQSAERPYVCGECNKRFATKSFLYIHRRTHTGVKLYKCKECNKQFKGRDGLKYHERVHSGVKPYKCKECNKEFRQKNHLVTHESIHSGMKPYKCNECNKEFTAKYILVNHERTHTGEKPYKCKECNKEFARKQILKIHQRVHSDVKPYKCKECNKEFRQKNHLVTHESIHSGMKPYKCNECNKEFTAKYILVNHERTHTGEKPYKCKECNKEFARKQILKIHQRVHSDVKPYKCKECNKEFRQKNHLVTHESIHSGMKPYKCKECNKQFTRKDYLVRHERVHIGVKPYKCKECNKQFTHKHNLVIHERIHSRVKPYKCKESNKEFTAKHSLVIHERIHSGLKPYKCKEFNKRYTLRASLVYHEETHSGVKPYKCKECHKEFMQKHSLVIHERVHSGVKPYNCRECNKKFSQKSSLVIHERIHSGVKPYKCKECDKQFTRKYLLEIHQRVHSDVKPYKCNKRNQQLSQEDSLETHNMSNIGEKPYRCEECNNHFTLKSELERHKKIHTDEQSYECEICETLFFDETSLMKHIETHISRIP from the exons ATGGAAACGGTAAACCAGTGCCACTGCTGCCTGCAGCGGCCTCCGGCGAAAGATTTGAGGACACCGTACACTCGTCTCGGCATAACGGAAATATACTCGGTCATGATCGAAGAATGCTTTGTAATCAAG CTGACACCAAGCAACAATGGCAAGAGTGGTATCTGCGAGGTGTGTCTGGGGCGGCTGCGGGAGGCGTGCCACTTCAAGATGCAGGTGCAGCACTGCCAGGCCGAGCTGCAGGAGAGGTTGGAGGGAGGACTGAGGGTCAAAG ATGAACCTGAAGATGGCGCGTGCAGCGAGCCTTCCGAGCCGTCTCTAC TGTCTTCAGCCGGCGAGTACGGAGTTAGCTCGGCGCCTCTGTCCCTGCGCTGTAGGCAGCAGCTCGCGCTGGCGTGCTCCGTGAGGCTCGAGCGCCTCCGCCGCAGTGTGCaggacgtgacgtcacaccgcGAGCTAAGCCCCGCCAGCAGTGTGCaggacgtgacgtcacaccgcgagccgagccccaccagcagtgtgcaggacgtgacgtcacaccgcgagccgagccccgccagcagtgtgcaggacgtgacgtcacaccgcgagccgagccccgccagcagtgtgcaggaagtgacgtcacaccgcgagccgagccccgccagcagtgtgcaggacgtgacgtcacaccgcgagccgagtcccgccagcagtgtgcaggacgtgacgtcacaccgcgagccgagcgccgccagcagtgtgcaggacgtgacgtcacaccgcgagccgagccccgccagcagtgtgcaggacgtgacgtcacaccgcgagccgagccccgcCAGTGTGCAGGACGTGCCCGCTCACACACCCGCCGAGGTACAAGCTCAAACACACGATACTCGCCCTACACACACCACACACAACTCTAGTTTAATCAAACATCAACAGGAACATATCGAACCACAAACGAACAAGCAGACCTACTGTTGCGACATGTGTAGTAAACAATTTACGTCAAAACTTACTTTAATCCGACATATCAGAACACATACACACCCGGAACATACATGCGGAGTTTGTAATGAAGCATTTCAAAATAACTTGTTACTGAATAAGCATTTAAGATTGCAATCAGCAGAGAGACCGTACGTGTGTGGAGAATGCAACAAGCGATTTGCAACAAAAAGCTTTTTGTATATACATAGAAGAACCCACACTGGAGTCAAACTATACAAATGTAAAGAATGTAACAAGCAATTCAAAGGAAGAGATGGTTTAAAGTACCATGAAAGAGTCCATAGTGGCGTgaaaccatacaaatgtaaagaATGTAACAAGGAATTCagacaaaaaaatcatttagtTACCCATGAAAGCATCCATAGTGGAATgaaaccatacaaatgtaaTGAATGCAACAAAGAATTTACAGCCAAATATATATTAGTTAACCACGAGAGAACCCACACCGGTGAAaaaccatacaaatgtaaagaATGTAACAAGGAATTTGCAagaaaacaaatattaaaaatccACCAAAGAGTCCATAGTGATGTgaaaccatacaaatgtaaagaATGTAACAAGGAATTCagacaaaaaaatcatttagtTACCCATGAAAGCATCCATAGTGGAATgaaaccatacaaatgtaaTGAATGCAACAAAGAATTTACAGCCAAATATATATTAGTTAACCACGAGAGAACACACACCGGTGAAaaaccatacaaatgtaaagaATGTAACAAGGAATTTGCAagaaaacaaatattaaaaatccACCAAAGAGTCCATAGTGATGTgaaaccatacaaatgtaaagaATGTAACAAGGAATTCagacaaaaaaatcatttagtTACCCATGAAAGCATCCATAGTGGAATgaaaccatacaaatgtaaagaATGTAACAAGCAATTTACAAGAAAAGATTATTTAGTGAGACACGAAAGAGTCCATATTGGCGTgaaaccatacaaatgtaaagaATGTAACAAGCAATTCacacataaacataatttagttatcCATGAAAGAATCCATAGTAGAGTGAAACCATACAAGTGTAAAGAAAGTAACAAGGAATTCACGGCTAAACATTCTTTAGTTATCCATGAAAGAATCCATAGTGGATTAaaaccatacaaatgtaaagaATTTAACAAGCGATACACATTAAGAGCTTCTTTAGTTTACCATGAAGAAACCCATAGTGGCGTgaaaccatacaaatgtaaagaATGTCACAAAGAATTCATGCAAAAACATTCTTTAGTTATCCACGAAAGAGTCCATAGTGGCGTGAAACCATACAACTGTAGGGAATGTAACAAAAAATTTTCACAAAAATCTTCTTTAGTTATCCATGAAAGAATCCATAGTGGTGTgaaaccatacaaatgtaaagaATGTGACAAGCAATTTACAAGAAAATATCTTTTAGAGATCCACCAAAGAGTCCATAGTGACGTgaaaccatacaaatgtaaTAAACGTAACCAGCAATTAAGTCAAGAAGATAGTTTAGAGACACATAACATGAGTAACATCGGAGAGAAGCCGTATAGATGTGAAGAATGTAACAACCACTTTACATTAAAATCCGAATTAGagagacataaaaaaatacacaccGATGAACAATCATACGAATGCGAAATATGTGAAACACTTTTTTTCGATGAAACAAGTTTAATGAAACATATTGAAACACATATATCCAGGATACCATaa